The sequence ACACGCTGACGaacctccaccgcctcctcaggGAAGCCAATCTCGCTCGCGCGCTTGCGATACGTATCGGCGGAGCCGCTCGCGAAGGACCCGGTCATGACATGCACAACGCGCGAAATGGCGGCGCCGTAGCACATGCGCAGTGGTCCATCTTTcagcgcgtcctcctcgtcctgcAGCATCGCATCCAACAGCACCTCCGTCGACTCCACGTAAGCCGGCAACTCGCGCTCCTTGCGTGCACGCTGGCGCCACACATGAATGGTCTCCAACGCACTCCGcttcgcagccgccgtggcaTTCATGTCGAACAGCACGCGCTTCACCTCCGCCCACTCACCCCAGTCCTCGCCAAAAACGGTAGAGAAGATGGCAGGGGTGGTTCgagccgcggcgctggtgtTGTCCGCGGTGCAGTCGCCAAGAGCcgttgcggtggtggcccGCTCTGCGGGCGACGCCTCGTCTTTGCGCTCTTTGCGCTTCTTGGGAGCATCAAGGTCGTCAAGCTCTTCGAGCCCACGGCGGATGCGGTGCCCACGGAAGCGCCGCTCTGCCAACgcctgacggcgctgcgtctcGTCCACACGAGATCGACGCATGACCGCTGTGGAGGCAGAGAACgcaagggaggggagtcCGTGAGAGAGCCAgggcgtctgcgtgtgcgctaGCAAGACAAAGCTCAGCGGGCGGGTCCGAGCGTACACGTGCGTCGAGTTGCCGAGGCAGAGCGCGGCTCCACTTGATGGCTGTGGGGTGAGGCTGAGTTGAGAAAGAGAGGCGGCACGCTCGGCACGACGCAAGCTGCCAGAACACGCTGCCCACTACACGCCTGTGCCCCGCCTCTTCTCCACTGCCCTTTGTCGTTATCCTTCTTCGCTGCTGTGCCACGCGCTCTTCGTACTGCGGcaacacaggcacacgcggaGGTAAGCACAGTGAGCAACGCCAGTGGTGTGGCACAGatcgagcacacgcacagccaggcacacacgccctcccccctcggtTCTGACACGTGTGAGAGAGTACGCAGAatgtgcggtggtggcagtgaGCCCTCCCTCCGCTTGAGCTGTTTGGTGTCACCGACGCCTCGGGGCACGCAACGACACAGTGAACCGCGGACGTGTTACTTGATGCGactgcgcacacacacacacacagaggtagaagtagagagagaagagacgGACAGGCATGGGCGGTGTCGACTGCAGCGCGGCAAGGCATTCCTCTTGAGCAACACAAAAATCTGGTCCCACCAAAGTCGGCGTAGAAgatgcgcgcatgcgtgtgccactcgcgcgcacctccatcgccaccatcgcctccacccaTAGAGGATAAGCAAGCAGCTGCGGAGCTGTTAGGAGGCGGAAGCCGCCCACGAGCAAGGAGACCAACATGGAAGGAGAGCGCCGCAGAACCGGCCGAAGCAAGGAAAGGGGGGCCATCGGCGAACCACAAAGAGCGCAACCGAAACAGCAGAATATGCACAGCCGACTGTACGCAAGAGCCATCATCTCACCCCGCCTTTAGACCGTGTCGGCAGTAACACACTTCCGTCGCGCTCTGCGAGGAGGCGGCTCCGGTCACGGATccggctgcagcacgaggTTCTCGTTCACAAACACAGAAGAGAATATTCGCCAATCTCACCCAACAACCACGCGTGACACCTCCCCTCACGAgtgcgcacgcgcccacGCAGATACGACAACGACAGTGGGAAATTTGTTTTCCATTTCCCTGTGCTGCATCGCGTCCATCCAGCTGCCatggcggcacggcgccagcgccactcggccccacccacccacacacacatacacaccagcagtaggcagtgtgagCGCCGgggggatacgctcgagGCGCATGGGCATCTTGCACACCACATATCAATGGTACAAACGTGCTCACGcggtcgcaggtcgccccgacgcacaacgccatccagggcctgaccgcggacagcagcagcgatacatcgcactgacctcccctccctccctccctacgCCGTCGACACTCCACCCTGCAACCAAGAGAAGTggttcggcattggcagggataggagaggaggaggggctggCCTCTCCGCACACAGAGTGGGTGTGCTGAACACTGTGATATCGCGCCATTAggcatccccctcctccccctctccctcgtcatCATCagggtggtggggagaggtTGAACAGATGAAACCCCATATCGACGTAATGAGCTGACACACAGTCAGCTGCACCTCAAACACCATTAGGATGCTGCGCCATGCCCACTCCACGTGCTTGGCACATCCGCCGCCAGTGGAGGCTCAGGGGACAGCGCGCGGTTGCAGCAATCAAAGACGCCAAAGATGACGGCGTTAGAAGGGAAGGAGCGGACCGCCGTAAGGGCCCAGCCTCGATAGAGGGCGCGCAGACCTTCCGTCTGATACACGCGCGTCATCGCCCCCCAGAGGCTCAGCTTTTCGTACGCGGGGTCTACTTGGATGCGGGTTTTGACCATGTCAGAGGGGTAGAAGGCTGTCCAGAAGGCAACGCCGCTCCAACCACCAGCGATCATCAGCTTCCACAGCGGCAGGCTCTGCGTCGGCATGCCCTCTGGTGTCATCCAGCTCTTCAGTATGTCGTACGTGCCGCACCACGCCACCGAGCCGGGTACCTCGCGGCAGAGCATGGCAACGCCGCCCCTGTATAGCCCCTTGCAGCCGTGCTCACGAAAAACCTGCTGGGCACAGTCCAGCGAGCCGCGGTACCGTCGCTGGCCCTTGGTATCATCGACCTGCATGCGACACTTCACCAATTCGAACGGTGTCAAGCacaccgtcgctgccacgccgctgccgcacccgcccAGTAGAATCTCCGGTAGAGTGGGTCGATCACCCGCACCGATCAAGCGCAGCGTCCACTTGTACGTCGCGAGCACCCACGCGTGCTCGAAGCCGGAGGCGACGAAACGTGCCGTGACACCGCGGTAAAAACCTATGACACCATCTTGTCGAAACAGCCTTGTGATGCAGTCCGTGTAACCAGCGTACCGCGTGCCACCGTACGTCTGCAGGAGCACCTTGATGGTGTCAAACGGGTGCTCAATCAGCACCCCTGCAAACccgccagcggtgccagCGACGAAATCGTTCCACAGACTCATCGCCCAGCACTCCTCGCCCCCCCGAAGAAATCCGTGCCGGTCACGGTCCAGCGACGGCTACAGGGAAAGCGGCACCAGAGGCGGGATTGCAGACGCCCAGCGAGTGAGCTGGGGAGTACCACAAGCGATGAGATGAGTGTCTGCTGTGAGCTGGGGATGCGGCCGTGCCTGCCACAGCCACATCAACGTCCACACAAAGGGCAGAcgaacacgcgcgcagacaaGAAGACACGCGCCGACTGTCACGATGCgcacgacagcagcgccactgaAGCCCCTCCGCAGTATGTCTCCGTTCGTACGCCAAGTCAACGTGGGCGCCAAGACAGAAAGAGGGAAGGGCAGAGCGGCGATCGGCATTCGCCACGCCGAAGGAGGCCTAGCAAGCAGCTAGGAGCAGAGGCGCGCGAGCGTCGCAGCGAAGGGCCGCTGTGCCGCACAAGGACAAGCGCGTGAGACGAACGGGGTGCCGCGCCGATGAGAGGGAAGGGCGCCGTCAGGGATCGTGCGTCTGggggtatgtgtgtgcgcctcacTGTTCCACTTGCGCAGGTCGCGCCGGCATGCTGCGGCGTCGGGTGGCTACatccgtgcgcgtgcgtgcgtgcatgttgaggaaaagggagggaaTGGCGGCGTTGCGTCGAGACCATGGTTACAAGATAGACAGCAGGCGAAGCGAGAAGAGGTGTAGAGAAAATGATGGGAGGCAGCTGGTCCTGTGAGATGAGGGACACTCACAACGCAGACaacgtgcacgcacgcgcctgcCACGAGCACTTCCTCGACGCATCACTTTAGTTGTCTGTCATCGAGCACGCCGGAAGGGCTCCACGCTGTCGCGCTAAGCGCAGAGACCCGCACCACGGACTGGTGCCCTCCCACCACGGCGCGTCGGAGGAAAACTGGCGGGGCCGTGGTGCTGTTCgctcccttctctttcttttttcccaGTTTAACAAGACGGtgacacacgcgtgcgcctccacctccccccccctccccctcacatGGAAGAGCGGGAGTTCGTCAGGTGAGCGGGCATGAGCGAGGTGGCACTCGCTGTGCACGCTCAGCGAGACTGGCACTATACATGCGTGGGTGGGCGAAGCGGTCGTATCCGTGTGCAGTGCGTGTCGCGACACTCTGGGAGACAACACTGCCCAAGTAAAGAAAAAGCctcagcacacgcacacacacacacacacacacacacacacgcagccgAGGGCTGGTGGCCAAAgaaaagcgagagagagagggggggggggggtaggagAGCGGAGGAGCCGCGCCGGTCCTCCGTTTcgcatgttttttttttgttcctGTATGCGGTGGCCGGTGTGCCtgcctgtgcgcgcgagAGTTGGAGAAGAGATACGCacggcaccgcggcagcgacccGTACATCgatagagagagaacgcTCAAGCAAGGAGTTGTGGAAGCGTGTAGGGAACGATAGGAGGctgtggagagggaggagggagggaggtggtctttcgtggcagcagcagcagcaggccttcccttttgttgttgcccGCTATCACGAAAAGACGACGCACCGCACGATAACAtcgtgatggaggaggagggggtgcatGGGTGGGGGATGCGTCCGGTGTGTAGCTGCCCATCCATGACAGCACCTCCGCtttccctcccacccacatacacatcgccctcccccctccccggcacacacacacacacactcatgGCACAAGACGGATCGGTGACCGAAGTGCACGCGTGCTTGAGACACATGACGGCGGACTCGGCGAgccctgtgtgcgtgtgtgtgtgtgtgtgtgtgtgtgtctcaaGCACACAGCAGCCAAGCAGCAGCCGAGAGACGGACAgacaacagagagagaacggcACATAACGAGAAATGCGCACGGCAACATGTGCAACCAACACGGGAACTGTTAAGAGATGAAAACGAGAAAGGAATACGCCTCGCGCCTTTACAGACCCGACCACaacggagggggggggtgagggaccAGGTAGCCGGAGCGAGCGAGCAGAGAACAGCATCAACGAGGATATGCACAGTAACACCTTTCTCACTggaagcgcacacgcactcgtaGACGCTGGTAGTCAAGACGATGCACGCGTCTCCCGCGAGAACagggtggtgggtgggtgggtggccctgtgcgtgttgtctgccaccaccatcaccactgCTTTCTTCTCTGACATGTTTGGTGCTTATGCACCGTCTTGACGTTATGACTTATAAAAGAGAAGCGCGGGGTGCGGAACGGCGCATCTCGCCGCTCTGCTTACGAATCCCTTCATtgcaccgcccccccccaccaccatcaccaccacctgcagcagcagcagcaatgcGCACAGGAGGTCCTCAATGTCGTTAAGGGTAGAGAGGAGGCAGCCGTACGACGCCAAGGTCAAGGCGTCGCCGCACATCTTCAGGgtcgtctctcgctcgctgtGAACGGATGCACCGCACACAGTCGATGACCTAAAGTGCGGGGCAGTaaaaggggaagagagcACGGCTCAAAAACGGAATAGGGGTggcgaggcgaggcgaggcggtgcggcgacgcggccctcctccgccccaAGCAAACACCCCTCAACACAAAAGGGAAACAAAGTggagaggcgcgcacacgaACAAGAGGCACGACGACGTCAGCGGTGCTCATGTCGCAATAGCGAGGATGCGTCGTGCGCCGCTATTTgtatataaatatatatatatatatatttacacacacgtatgtgtgggtgtataTCTAAAAGGgtgctccctccctcggtctgtctgcgtgtcggTCCATGGGTTCGCTGGGCACCTATGGCCGCAAGATATGAGTGTTCAGAgaaagcgcgcgcacgcagagctgctgtaCATCGCGTTATGCGCGCGTGACAGAGGCCGCCATATACGGAAGCCACTTCACGCCGCCATCCCCCACCCAACGCACCTGTGTTGATTAGCGAGGTCGGCGTATCGAGTCCGTCTAGCCGACTgcctcacccctccctctctctcgccatTCCGGCTTGCGTCGGCTCGCTTGCGCTTCCCAACGACACCCGTTCATCGTTGTGAagaagacagagagatgGAGCGAGCGAACACGGGGGAgacacagcggaggaggggtggggggacgcctccccccttccgcGCATGCGCGCCAGCCCGATCGTTGGATGGAGGGGGCCGATGGCGGCGGGGAGGACGGCACAGGACAACCGCAGAGAAAAAGAGTAGCCCTGGGTGCCGGTTGCTACTGCACTGCAGAAAACGAGAGGCTCTGAGAGATGCGAGCGGGATACAAAGTACTGCGAAGCGCAGACGAAGAACACGCTCAGAGCGGAAAAACGACATCGGAACAGCCACGACGAGACGACAACAAGAGCTGTCGCGGAGAAGGGCGGAGGTCGGCGACACGGCGAGGctcgcgacggcagcagcaagccgGCACCCCGCATAAGCGCACAAGCGCATGCGCAGGCGGGGCtcagcaaaaaaaaaataaggAGGAGGGTCGTACGGTAAGAACAGCCGCAGCAAGGGCCCCGACAGTGCGCGGGCCCGAGGCGCCGACGCAAGCAGCGACAGAGACaaggagagcaagagaagcGCCACATCCTCCACCAGCGCTTTCACTGACaccgaggggggaggggggcggcggtcAGCGGTACAGAgagtcgctgctgttgcttgTGCGACGTCACAGAGGGGAGCTTGAAGCACGAGTGAGCGGGGACGGTCCGAGCTGGAGCTCAGACGGCTAGAGAACAGGGCAAGAAGCTTGGAAGTACCATtttgcgcctgtgtgtgcgtgtgtgcctcaTGCCCGCCACAAGCGCCAGCCCTGTGTCCCCTCAGTAGTGGTGAGAAATCAGCTCCTCTTGCAGCTcacaggcggcgctggatgCCGACGTCGCAGCACTGTCGCGCGCAAGCGCGCGATACACGGAAGAGAGCTCCCgcaaggtgctgctgctgtgctcgtGGGTGGTAAAGACAATGCTGCTCGACAAGAATGCTCGCACCACCGTGACACCCCAGCCGCGGAACAGCGCCCCCACTCCTCCACTGCGGTACAAGCTAGCAAGCGTCCTCGTAAAGCCTTGCTGTCGCGCTGTCGGACAGACCTGCATTTTCGTCTTGGCCACGTCAGCCGGATAAGCGATGCTCcagtagcagcagccacTGATCCCGCCGGCTAGCATGGGGTGCCAAATCGGTGCAGCTTCGCCATCGCGCAGCGATGGGGGAAGCCTCTGCGCCAGCCACTCCCGGCACTGCCCATAGGACACAAAATATGCCATGTTGCCCAGTACAGCACGCGTCAAAGTGCCGGTCCCCCCGGTGTAGAGACCACGCACACCGTGCGTCGCCACCAGGTGACGAGCGAGGCCGCGCACCGTCGTatggcgccgcctccagaGCGGCCTGGCGCTCTCCATCTGCATGTTGCACTTCAGCATTTCGACCGGCGTCAAGATGAGCGACACGGCGAGGCCCGCGCACGCTGAGGCTTTCCAGTGCGCCGGCGAGTTCCACACAGACGcatgtggctgctgctgaggctgcTCATGTTTGCTGTGCATGTGCTGATGCCGATGGGATCGTGCCTTGTGATCACCCCAAGACCCCGACAACCTTACCCGCTCTTGCTCCTGGcgttgcagctgctccttgcGCAGAAAGTGTTGCAGAGATACGTTGTAGACCGAGAAGACAACGGCGGCCTCGGCGCCCTGGGCTGCTAGCGGCACACTCAGACCGCAGTAAAATGATCGAACACCGCCGCGTTGATAGAGCTGGGAGGCGCACTGCCAGTACGTCACCGGTGCGGCAGTGCTTAGGCTGGCCGCTGCCGTAACTCCCGTGGGACTGTAGCGGTGGGGCACCGTTGCGCACCTGCTCACTTGCATGCGTGTCTTTACGGTATCGAGCGGGTAGTCGAAGAGGACGCCGGTCATACCCGCCACGGTGCCCGCGGTCAGGTGGATGATAGCGTCCGTCATGTGCAGACttgagcagcaccacgccTCGTCACGGTTTTCTTCTATGCCCTTCCGTAGTGCTTGTCTTACGCAACCCACCGCTTGCTTAGATATAgtggtgcgcagcgagcgcacaTGTACTCGTGCAGTCAGTGCTCGCTGGCTAGCTACGCATCGATATCGGTGTGGAAGGCGAGAGCAGCGCAATCAGCCCTGTGCCCGCGCGGAGTAACaccaagacacacacgcacgccgcacacCCTCGGCAGAGAGATCGTCGTTGACGTGGTCGTGAACCTACGTCGGGCCGCGGAGGACAGTGGCACGCAGACCTTTGATATAGTCCGTCAGTGTGCCCCGTGATGGATGGCGCGGGGAAAGAGAGGTGGAGTGAGAGACGTCAATGCTTATCTTCCATGTGAGGGTAGGCAAAAgagctgagcagcagcagatgtcCGGGAAAGCCGACACGGCGGCAGGATGGTGACTACGGACACCAGCGCCGAGCAGAACTGCCACCGGCCATACAAGCGCGTACGCGCGtgcagagaggcggagggaggggcacgGCGAGttcgcgcgcgtgcggcaggCACAGGTAAGCATAGAGGAGAGAATTAGGCAGGGTTGGAAAAGGGCTGGGGATGTGGATGGGGGGACGCCTTGTGCGCCATTGCAGCGAGCAACACTGCAAACAGAACAAGGGGTAGGATGGCGAGGCACGGAGCTGGGCACCGCACTGGCACACTCCCGTCCCGCAGCCCCGACCCGTCCACCCTCGCTTCACCTACATCGCCTCTTCGGGCCGTCTTAGATGCTGCAAGTGCGTGGGTGTCCGCTGCTTTCCTCCGACTTCTCGCACGATCCCATCACCACACCAGTTCGTCCCCCACGTTTTCACAGTTtctttggggggggggggggtcgcGTGCGTTCTGCGACGCGCCAGGCGCTTTGCATGATCCCTTATTAGCAAGTCAGCCAACTCCAGCGGAACGGATCAGCCGAGCCGCATGCGCACTCCACACGCGTGACGGCGCAACATCTCAGTAGCAAAAAACTCGTCATTCTCTCCCTGCACTCGTCTGCGGGCAGTCGATGTGacgtgccaccgccgcacacacgcacacatcctACGCGTGCGATCGTCTACGCTTTCGTGGCGCACCCCCGTTTCCATgagcatcgtcgccgtccccCTCGCTCCACTCGCTGGAGTTGATGCGGACACTGCCACTATCCAGCGTGCCCGCGGAGCACTCCTcttcgacgccgtcgtcgacggACCACCGCGCATCATCTTCACGGAAGAGCGCATAGCactcctgctgcgcgccgGTGATGAAGTCGAGCAGATCGGTATACGCCCCCACCTGCTCATCCGTGGCGACGGTCTCACAGTCTTCAAAGGAGCTCGCAGCGTACAGGTGCGGCTGGTGCCTCAGCTTTTCCTTATGCGCGCCGGCATCGTAGCGGAGCAGTGTCCTTGGTGGATAAAGATGCAccacctgcagcagtgcaTGCTCCATCGGTGCCGCCAGGGGAGGAAGGGTCGGAGGACCCCTCCGTATAATTCCCTGAAAGATCGAGCAAGAGATTCGGGAAGGATAGGGCGAAGGGGTTGCCGTGGTCAGCTAACCACTTTGCTGCAGACAAGGGCAACGTGCACAGACGATCAAAAGCTTGCAAGAATACACGTCGACGTGCACCTGTGTGCGAAGGTGCGTGGGCGTGGATCGTCGGTGGTGGctcgtgtatgtgtgggtgtgggtgtgggtgtcgggggagagggacgtACGGAAGCAGCGTGTGTAAGTGGGACACGATGGTGGCAGAACGCAAGAAACGCAAAACCTCGTCACGAGATGACGCGCTGTACGCTCCTCttgcagggaggggggacggtgGGTGGCGAGTCCTAACtgacgtgcacacacacagaggcagaaCAGCGCATCCCGTGCACACGCTCGAGCACCTGCATTGGGAGCGCGCGCCCATCATGGCTAGCACATGAGAGAAGATGCACTAAGCACGGCGAAAGACAACGAAGAAAGACGAAGAGCGCAGCGCCCGGGGGGAAAGGCAAGTGAGCTTGACACCGGCTGCTCTCACCTTGCCATCGAGGCATTGCCGGCAAGAGCACTCCCCCTGTGTCACCTCCTGCTCTCTCGGTACATGGCACACGCGCGTTACTGAAAAACGCCGTTGAGTATCCGACTCTGTGCgactcccctcccacccaccccctctctctcgcgagGTCTCTTGAGCAAACGAAACATCGCCGCATTCTTGCCtttccacctccccctccgctgtGTTCACAGGACGGGAAGCGGGTCTGTGCGCCAGACGGCGGAGTTTTACGGCGCGGGCCGCGGGCGGGCAGAGGGAACGGGAAGCGAGCCAAGCCAAAGGAAACACTTAGTGGGAGAGACAAGACAGAAAATAAAACGACGACGGAACACACACGAGCAAAACAGGACGAAGAAGAGgacggggggcgggggtgcaccggcgccgatgcggcaccacaagggggtgggagggtggtggtggaggatgGAGGCCCTCTTCTACATGGTggacagcacacacacacacacgtcatcATCATCCTCCACCAGTGCTTGCTCACACattcacgcacacacgagcgagagagaggaggggggagggggggcacacGCGCCCGCGCACACTCCCAAGGCATAACAgagaaacggaaaaaaaacgaagatCAGTTTACGGAAAGGTGACGCACGCCGCACATAcaggcgggagggggggggggcagacgCGGAGCAGAGACAAGCTCTGACTTTCCGGTGAGAGCATCAGACACGGCCGCACACCAACCTACGTTCCTTACGCGGCTCTTTAGGCCGTTATGCTGgtaggcgtgtgtgtgcgtgtgcgtgtgtgtgtggtatGGCTCTCGCGCGTCCCCCTCCTTCGTGCTCGCGCCTACATGATCACGCAGCCCCCACCCTGGTGACGACGCTTGTACTTGGTAATCCAGTGCATCTGTATCTGATTGATGGCACCCTTGCGCTTCTCGCGGATCAGTGCGATGGCGTCTAGTGCAGATACGTTGCCGTactccaccagcgccagcgccaccaagATTGGCGCGCGGCCCAGGCCCGCCACGCAGTGCACGCCGATAGTTGGCGGAGGCACGGATGGGTTCTCCTGCTGACGCGCAAGCTCCATGTCGAGCAACTTTAGCCAGCTGTCAAGGACCGcgcgcgtcggcggcgcgccgtcgtcgaaTGGCCAGCTGTGGACCTCAATGCCCCTGCTCTTGACGAGCGTGGCGTCGTAGGTTGGGCCGCATACCCGCACCAAGTGCCGCacgccgcggtgctgcagctccttgatGTATGTCGGGAGGTTGCTCGGGGACGGCGCGTCGAGGATGAGAAAGTGAAATAGCACCTTCGACGGCTTCTGCGGGTCGCAGCAGTCGATCAGCGTAGCGTTCACCTCCATGGTTGCAACGTCCTCCGGGGCGTGTGTtcgagaaagagagaggaggaggagatgaaaGCCTGAAGCGGGGATGGGAAAGGATGACGCGGGTGTGTGGGAAAAAATGCGCAGCGGGGCAAGCGCACTACAATCCAGCGGAGAACGACGACGAGAAGTGCGCGGATGGCAACACATACAACACAAGAGCACAGAGGTttcagcacacacacacaggccaGGTAAAGGTAAAGCGTACACCGGTGCGGCTCTGCGTACCTAAAGGCGGATCGAGCAACAGGAACAGAAGAAAAcaggcgagggagagggagggagggggggcgtgtgagctgctgcagacggGCACAATCGACAACGCAgggcgtctgtgtgcgcgagcgcggagggcgaggaaaACGAGCGAAGAAATAACGAAGGGGGACACAGTTTACTCGCCactgtatatatatatatatacttgcgtgcgtgcgtgtctttcTCTGCCGCTCAGCGATGAACGCCTTCACCAATGTGGGCAC is a genomic window of Leishmania mexicana MHOM/GT/2001/U1103 complete genome, chromosome 16 containing:
- a CDS encoding mitochondrial ornithine transporter 1-like protein, encoding MTDAIIHLTAGTVAGMTGVLFDYPLDTVKTRMQVSRCATVPHRYSPTGVTAAASLSTAAPVTYWQCASQLYQRGGVRSFYCGLSVPLAAQGAEAAVVFSVYNVSLQHFLRKEQLQRQEQERVRLSGSWGDHKARSHRHQHMHSKHEQPQQQPHASVWNSPAHWKASACAGLAVSLILTPVEMLKCNMQMESARPLWRRRHTTVRGLARHLVATHGVRGLYTGGTGTLTRAVLGNMAYFVSYGQCREWLAQRLPPSLRDGEAAPIWHPMLAGGISGCCYWSIAYPADVAKTKMQVCPTARQQGFTRTLASLYRSGGVGALFRGWGVTVVRAFLSSSIVFTTHEHSSSTLRELSSVYRALARDSAATSASSAACELQEELISHHY
- a CDS encoding protein tyrosine phosphatase-like protein, producing MEVNATLIDCCDPQKPSKVLFHFLILDAPSPSNLPTYIKELQHRGVRHLVRVCGPTYDATLVKSRGIEVHSWPFDDGAPPTRAVLDSWLKLLDMELARQQENPSVPPPTIGVHCVAGLGRAPILVALALVEYGNVSALDAIALIREKRKGAINQIQMHWITKYKRRHQGGGCVIM
- a CDS encoding mitochondrial ornithine carrier protein-like protein, translating into MSLWNDFVAGTAGGFAGVLIEHPFDTIKVLLQTYGGTRYAGYTDCITRLFRQDGVIGFYRGVTARFVASGFEHAWVLATYKWTLRLIGAGDRPTLPEILLGGCGSGVAATVCLTPFELVKCRMQVDDTKGQRRYRGSLDCAQQVFREHGCKGLYRGGVAMLCREVPGSVAWCGTYDILKSWMTPEGMPTQSLPLWKLMIAGGWSGVAFWTAFYPSDMVKTRIQVDPAYEKLSLWGAMTRVYQTEGLRALYRGWALTAVRSFPSNAVIFGVFDCCNRALSPEPPLAADVPSTWSGHGAAS